One genomic window of Cannabis sativa cultivar Pink pepper isolate KNU-18-1 chromosome 2, ASM2916894v1, whole genome shotgun sequence includes the following:
- the LOC115718927 gene encoding putative F-box/kelch-repeat protein At3g17570: protein MACFYDLPSELVEKIMLWAPADSLVQFRFVNKFYHTLISSLIKDPEFVAKHLIIAKNKSLVSLLCFTNPSPNVDHRLATHPLLNIIYNDVETNVLGTVVDTVTLPVFLKEGFNNVMYHCDGLLLLVNNHGRMMLCNPSLKESVILPKPMNVGFEAYPNVGFELDSENNKYKCVAIWLGEDECQVGVYTVGSDHWREIKMSEDIVDAIADTQLCNGLCWGGVCYWMVVISDEAIFILSFDMSNDKFRLVNLPNFEALGVEEWALEEYSLRFAVWNDSVVLCLTPNGDNTSFIFMMKKDAAGACSWTEYRQIGPLEKHYSHLLTFWKNNEILMKVVGDDRSAFQLTSYNIGKQKLRNVVYDLDSNMNIFYNSVCFYVKSLISVKVKSSRPPLKYVYTRRPKVAKLQRSDE, encoded by the coding sequence ATGGCTTGCTTTTATGATTTGCCAAGTGAACTTGTGGAGAAAATTATGTTGTGGGCACCTGCTGATTCCCTTGTACAATTTAGATTTGTGAACAAGTTTTATCACACCCTAATTTCAAGTTTGATCAAAGACCCAGAATTTGTAGCCAAACACCTCATCATTGCCAAAAACAAGTCTTTAGTTTCATTACTTTGTTTCACAAACCCTTCTCCCAATGTTGATCATCGTTTAGCCACACACCCATTGTTAAATATAATCTACAATGATGTTGAGACCAATGTTTTGGGAACTGTGGTTGATACTGTAACTTTACCAGTTTTTCTTAAGGAAGGGTTCAACAATGTAATGTATCACTGTGATGGACTCCTTTTGCTAGTGAATAATCATGGGAGAATGATGTTATGTAATCCTTCTTTGAAAGAATCTGTGATTCTCCCAAAACCGATGAATGTTGGATTCGAAGCTTATCCCAATGTAGGATTTGAACTCGATTCTGAAAACAACAAATACAAATGTGTTGCCATTTGGCTCGGTGAAGATGAATGTCAAGTTGGGGTATACACAGTGGGATCTGATCATTGGAGAGAGATCAAAATGTCTGAAGACATAGTTGATGCTATAGCCGATACTCAACTATGCAACGGGTTATGTTGGGGAGGCGTTTGTTACTGGATGGTAGTGATAAGCGATGAAGCTATATTCATCCTCAGTTTTGATATGAGTAATGACAAGTTTCGTTTGGTAAATTTGCCAAATTTTGAAGCTTTGGGTGTTGAAGAATGGGCACTCGAAGAATATTCACTTCGTTTTGCAGTGTGGAATGATTCAGTTGTGTTGTGTTTGACCCCGAACGGTGACAACACCTCTTTTATCTTCATGATGAAGAAAGACGCTGCAGGTGCTTGTTCTTGGACCGAATACAGGCAGATTGGACCGCTAGAAAAGCATTACAGTCATTTACTAACCTTTTGGAAGAACAATGAAATTCTAATGAAAGTTGTTGGAGATGATAGGTCTGCATTTCAGTTGACTTCTTACAACATTGGTAAGCAAAAGTTGAGAAATGTTGTTTATGATTTAGATAGCAACATGAACATATTTTATAATTCGGTTTGTTTCTATGTAAagagtttaatttctgttaagGTAAAGAGTAGTAGACCTCCTCTGAAGTATGTCTACACAAGAAGACCTAAAGTTGCAAAATTGCAGAGAAGTGATGAATAA
- the LOC115718930 gene encoding protein DMP3, whose product MSLIRSRRSVPETKPDPDQPATTEPPPLPPRQQSLPQRAISQTLTTTANLANLLPTGTLLAFQLLTPIFTQNGSCDPVTRTLTFLLLTLLSLSCFVASFTDSVKASDGRVYYGIATFKGIFLFDCPTGSGGSVGSGLPDLGGYRIGFVDWVHAVLSVLVFGVVAIRDRNVAMCLCPQPGKAAAEVLDIVPVGIGVVCSLLFVVFPTRRHGIGYPVTPGK is encoded by the coding sequence ATGTCTCTTATTAGATCAAGAAGATCAGTACCCGAAACAAAACCCGACCCGGATCAACCCGCCACCACCGAACCACCACCGCTACCGCCACGTCAGCAGAGCCTACCCCAAAGAGCCATATCCCAAACCCTAACAACCACAGCCAACTTAGCCAATCTCCTCCCAACAGGGACCCTCCTAGCCTTCCAACTCCTCACCCCTATTTTCACCCAAAACGGGTCATGCGACCCGGTAACCCGAACGTTGACTTTTCTTCTGTTgactctcctctctctctcgtgcTTCGTCGCCTCCTTCACCGACAGTGTCAAGGCCTCCGACGGCAGAGTCTACTACGGCATAGCCACCTTCAAAGGGATCTTCCTCTTCGATTGCCCCACCGGGTCGGGTGGATCAGTCGGGTCGGGTTTACCCGATTTGGGAGGGTACAGAATCGGGTTTGTGGATTGGGTTCATGCGGTTTTGTCGGTTTTGGTATTTGGGGTTGTGGCGATTAGGGATAGGAATGTGGCTATGTGTTTGTGTCCTCAGCCGGGGAAGGCGGCGGCCGAGGTTTTGGATATAGTTCCGGTGGGAATCGGGGTGGTTTGTAGTCTTTTGTTTGTGGTTTTTCCGACCCGAAGACATGGCATTGGCTATCCTGTCACACCGGGCAAATAA
- the LOC115718926 gene encoding uncharacterized protein LOC115718926, whose protein sequence is MKRKRGHKKGKSKKGSVTVSSVKEAEVSTVENESGLDEFDDNPNTPSSTGNDQPNNLVVSGKGVGKPLGIVKVKLKKPKIMESQLASSDAPTQSDTDKSSQQMGLERQAVVAEKMEDSANSLLEATLSTLGNSSKKAGSIKIKSSKSLGPSIKQANNDDVPTIREESPLKELKTPVRDHRYDKEELDTCLMVIQKVMKMDAAEPFNSPVNPIALGIPDYFDVIDTPMDFGTICSNLESGVKYSNSEDVFKDVQFIWGNCYKYNNKGDYILELLKRVKKNFTKYWTAAGLYSGQSRGAEDGEGSQEKAALSSQGKLHVKGGHSKKSKKGGRRHKADCLCAICVLKRRRREREENDRIAKGQIGGSDNNLSQELKQEESSPAESPSGENSSSDMDESSADPNATAEGEERKEGTMEESKQQSQPSAEKEKEEENEDEDEEGDDDDDDDDADGENGVEVANEENVETPEQFDKSNEDADKRSQQAIGEESGDRIQSDTHRKEDTTMQHEELTTDVDRHKNKEIEESHKKFKANQIKLLENPMLLDLCGVLFPDNPKSIWRGPHSLVHCKNTSRRSSIHTAIDSLMKSANQ, encoded by the exons ATGAAACGCAAACGTGGGCACAAGAAAGGGAAGTCAAAAAAGGGATCTGTGACTGTGAGTAGTGTTAAAGAAGCAGAAGTTTCAACTGTGGAAAATGAGTCAGGTTTGGATGAGTTTGATGATAATCCCAACACACCATCTTCAACTGGTAATGATCAGCCTAACAATCTTGTTGTTAGTGGTAAAGGGGTTGGGAAGCCACTTGGGATTGTTAAAGTGAAGcttaaaaaaccaaaaataatgGAGTCCCAACTTGCTTCTTCTGATGCTCCAACACAGAGTGATACTGATAAGAGTAGTCAGCAAATGGGGTTGGAAAGACAAGCTGTGGTTGCTGAGAAAATGGAAGATAGTGCTAATTCTTTGCTTGAAGCTACATTGAGTACACTTGGGAATTCGTCCAAGAAAGCTGGGAGCATAAAGATTAAGTCTTCAAAGTCTCTTGGACCAAGTATTAAACAGGCTAATAATGATGATGTTCCAACAATAAGAGAAGAGAGTCCATTAAAGGAACTGAAGACCCCGGTTCGAGATCATCGATATGATAAGGAAGAGTTAGATACTTGTCTTATG GTGATTCAAAAGGTAATGAAAATGGATGCTGCTGAACCGTTCAATTCCCCTGTTAATCCAATTGCTCTTGGAATTCCT GATTATTTTGATGTGATAGACACACCAATGGATTTCGGAACAATATGTAGCAATCTTGAAAGTGGTGTTAAGTATTCTAACTCTGAGGATGTATTCAAAGATGTACAGTTTATTTGGGGCAACTGTTACAAGTATAACAATAAGGGTGACTACATTTTAGAGCTTTTGAAAAGGGTTAAGAAGAATTTTACAAAGTATTGGACAGCAGCTGGATTGTATAGCGGACAATCAAGAGGAGCCGAGG ATGGTGAAGGGAGTCAAGAGAAGGCTGCACTATCTAGTCAGGGGAAATTACACGTGAAAGGTGGTCACtcgaaaaaatcaaagaagggCGG AAGGCGTCATAAAGCCGATTGTTTATGTGCTATATGTGTTCTAAAGCGTCGTAGAAGGGAGCGTGAGGAGAATGATCGAATAGCGAAAGGTCAGATTGGAGGCAGTGATAATAATCTTTCTCAAGAGTTGAAGCAAGAG GAATCTTCACCGGCAGAAAGCCCTTCTGGTGAAAATTCATCGTCAGATATGGATGAATCTTCAGCAGACCCAAATGCAACTGCTGAAggggaagaaaggaaagaagGGACAATGGAGGAATCTAAGCAGCAATCGCAACCTTCGGCTGAGAAGGAAAAAGAGGAAGAGAATGAAGACGAGGATGAGGAGGGGGATGATGACGACGACGATGATGATGCAGATGGAGAGAATGGCGTGGAGGTCGCAAATGAAGAAAATGTTGAAACGCCAGAGCAGTTTGATAAATCAAACGAGGACGCTGATAAACGATCTCAACAAGCAATAGGAGAGGAGTCGGGTGACAGAATTCAATCCGATACTCATCGAAAAGAAGACACAACAATGCAGCATGAGGAACTAACGACAGATGTTGATCGACATAAGAATAAG GAAATCGAAGAATcacataaaaaatttaaagctaACCAGATTAAGCTTTTGGAAAATCCTATGCTTTTGGATTTGTGTGGAGTTCTATTCCCTGATAATCCCAAGTCCATATGGAGAGGACCTCATTCTTTAGTTCACTGTAAGAATACTTCTCGTCGAAGCTCGATTCACACAGCTATCGATTCACTCATGAAATCGGCCAACCAGTAA
- the LOC133035198 gene encoding uncharacterized protein LOC133035198, whose protein sequence is MILSFDMSNEKFRIIELPDFDALGDGDWDPEDYSLRLAVWNDSVVMCFTPIGQSILSIFILKKDVTGDYFWTGEIGPLEKHSGHFLPFWKNDEILMEVFDNDGKQHLVSCNIRTEELRSVDYDLVKNGRFYDTVPIYEKSLISIRR, encoded by the coding sequence ATGATCCTCAGTTTTGATATGAGTAATGAGAAATTTCGTATAATAGAATTGCCAGATTTTGATGCTTTGGGTGATGGAGACTGGGACCCCGAAGATTATTCGCTTCGCCTTGCAGTGTGGAATGATTCGGTTGTGATGTGTTTCACCCCTATTGGTCAGAGTATTCTTTCTATCTTCATCTTGAAGAAAGACGTAACAGGTGATTATTTTTGGACTGGGGAGATTGGACCGCTAGAAAAGCATTCCGGACATTTTCTACCATTCTGGAAGAATGATGAGATTTTAATGGAAGTCTTTGACAATGATGGAAAACAACATTTGGTTTCTTGCAACATTCGTACTGAAGAGTTAAGAAGTGTTGATTATGATCTAGTTAAAAATGGAAGATTTTATGATACAGTTCCGATATATGAAAAGAGTCTGATTTCTATTAGGAGATGA
- the LOC115718928 gene encoding putative F-box protein At1g47790 → MAEMARFSDLPSEVVAKIMLLIPADCLVEFKLMNKFWYSCISTFIDNPIFVAKHLLMTKNQSSMSLLCFKVPSPGVDNRLIEYSLLTIIHDDDDDDDGKKDHFITVTEDLTLPRLDMNRWDSMFHCDGLLLLANYGLKTMVLCNPTLKEFMILPKPKNASIESIPIIDFGHDSRNNKYKCVAIWLDHNKCCVQVYTVGSDSWKEINISQVIMQYI, encoded by the coding sequence ATGGCAGAAATGGCTAGATTTTCTGATTTGCCAAGTGAGGTTGTGGCGAAAATCATGTTGTTGATACCTGCAGATTGTTTAGTAGAGTTTAAATTGATGAACAAGTTTTGGTATTCTTGTATTTCAACGTTCATCGACAATCCAATATTTGTGGCCAAACACCTTCTCATGACCAAAAACCAGTCTTCTATGTCCTTACTTTGTTTCAAAGTGCCTTCCCCCGGTGTCGATAATCGCTTAATCGAATACTCATTGCTCACTATAAtccatgatgatgatgatgatgatgatggtaaGAAGGATCATTTTATAACTGTCACAGAAGATCTAACTTTACCACGTTTGGATATGAATCGATGGGATAGCATGTTTCACTGTGATGGACTCCTTTTGCTAGCAAATTATGGTCTCAAGACTATGGTGTTATGTAATCCTACTTTGAAAGAATTCATGATTCTCCCAAAACCAAAGAATGCTAGCATTGAATCTATTCCCATTATAGATTTTGGACATGATTCTAGAAACAACAAATACAAATGTGTTGCTATTTGGCTCGATCATAATAAATGTTGTGTTCAGGTTTACACAGTGGGTTCTGATTCTTGGAAAGAGATCAACATATCTCAAGTCATAATGCAGTATATTTGA
- the LOC115720838 gene encoding putative F-box only protein 9 isoform X1: MAEMGRFCDLPSEVVEKIMLLVPADSVVECKSVNKFWYSCISTFINDPKFAAKHLLNTKSESSISFLCFEDPSPHDDHRMITYPLLTIIHVDGDDDDTIIHDNDYVTIIHGDDDVVTIILEDDDDDDDDGGGKKNHFRTVTVDLSMPLLDMNRWNKIYHCDGLLLLVNDGIEETITMALCNPALKEFMILPQPKNSVTFIAYHHIGFEHDSRNNKYKCVYIWLGDEEECKVEVYTVGSDSWREINMSQDVMDYIVHTQLCNAVCFGGVCYWYISQPGIDKILSFDMSSEEFRMIDLPDFEHFYAAEDFLVSYSTRLAVWNDSVVMYLAPDFTWGNKLIFFVFTMDKGVAGGWTKYVQIGPLEKYYNNLLPFWKNDEILMEVFVDDTRVYYLASCNIRTGKLRNVFGVDRKLKIYYNSFCLYEKSLVSIR, translated from the coding sequence ATGGCAGAAATGGGGAGATTTTGTGATTTGCCAAGTGAAGTTGTGGAGAAAATCATGTTGTTGGTGCCTGCAGATTCTGTAGTAGAATGTAAATCTGTTAACAAGTTTTGGTATTCTTGTATTTCCACTTTCATCAACGATCCAAAATTTGCAGCTAAGCACCTCCTCAATACCAAAAGCGAATCTTCCATATCCTTTCTTTGTTTCGAAGACCCTTCCCCCCATGACGATCATCGCATGATCACATACCCATTGCTCACTATAATCCATgttgatggtgatgatgatgacacTATAATCCATGATAATGATTATGTCACTATAATCCATGGCGATGATGATGTTGTCACTATTATCcttgaagatgatgatgatgatgatgatgatggtggtgGTAAGAAGAATCATTTTAGAACAGTCACAGTAGATCTGAGTATGCCACTTTTGGATATGAATAGATGGAATAAAATATATCACTGTGATGGACTTCTTTTGCTAGTAAATGATGGTATTGAGGAGACTATAACTATGGCGTTGTGTAATCCTGCGTTGAAAGAATTCATGATTCTCCCACAACCGAAGAATAGTGTTACGTTTATAGCTTATCACCACATAGGATTTGAACATGATTCTAGAAACAACAAATACAAATGTGTTTACATTTGGCTCGGTGATGAAGAAGAATGTAAAGTTGAGGTATACACAGTGGGTTCTGATTCTTGGAGAGAGATCAACATGTCTCAAGACGTAATGGATTATATAGTGCATACTCAACTATGCAATGCTGTATGTTTTGGAGGTGTTTGTTACTGGTATATTAGCCAACCTGGAATTGATAAGATCCTCAGTTTTGATATGAGTAGTGAGGAATTTCGTATGATAGATTTGCCAGATTTTGAACATTTTTATGCCGCGGAAGATTTCTTGGTTTCTTATAGTACGCGCTTGGCAGTGTGGAATGATTCTGTTGTGATGTATTtggcccctgatttcacatggGGGAATAAGTTAATCTTTTTTGTCTTCACCATGGATAAAGGTGTAGCAGGTGGTTGGACCAAATATGTGCAGATTGGACCACTAGAGAAGTATTACAATAACTTACTACCATTTTGGAAGAATGATGAGATTCTGATGGAAGTCTTTGTAGATGATACGCGCGTATATTACTTGGCTTCTTGCAACATTCGTACTGGAAAGTTAAGAAATGTTTTTGGTGTAGATAGAAAACTAAAGATATATTATAATTCGTTTTGTTTGTATGAAAAAAGTCTGGTTTCTATTAGGTAG
- the LOC115720838 gene encoding putative F-box only protein 9 isoform X2, translating into MGRFCDLPSEVVEKIMLLVPADSVVECKSVNKFWYSCISTFINDPKFAAKHLLNTKSESSISFLCFEDPSPHDDHRMITYPLLTIIHVDGDDDDTIIHDNDYVTIIHGDDDVVTIILEDDDDDDDDGGGKKNHFRTVTVDLSMPLLDMNRWNKIYHCDGLLLLVNDGIEETITMALCNPALKEFMILPQPKNSVTFIAYHHIGFEHDSRNNKYKCVYIWLGDEEECKVEVYTVGSDSWREINMSQDVMDYIVHTQLCNAVCFGGVCYWYISQPGIDKILSFDMSSEEFRMIDLPDFEHFYAAEDFLVSYSTRLAVWNDSVVMYLAPDFTWGNKLIFFVFTMDKGVAGGWTKYVQIGPLEKYYNNLLPFWKNDEILMEVFVDDTRVYYLASCNIRTGKLRNVFGVDRKLKIYYNSFCLYEKSLVSIR; encoded by the coding sequence ATGGGGAGATTTTGTGATTTGCCAAGTGAAGTTGTGGAGAAAATCATGTTGTTGGTGCCTGCAGATTCTGTAGTAGAATGTAAATCTGTTAACAAGTTTTGGTATTCTTGTATTTCCACTTTCATCAACGATCCAAAATTTGCAGCTAAGCACCTCCTCAATACCAAAAGCGAATCTTCCATATCCTTTCTTTGTTTCGAAGACCCTTCCCCCCATGACGATCATCGCATGATCACATACCCATTGCTCACTATAATCCATgttgatggtgatgatgatgacacTATAATCCATGATAATGATTATGTCACTATAATCCATGGCGATGATGATGTTGTCACTATTATCcttgaagatgatgatgatgatgatgatgatggtggtgGTAAGAAGAATCATTTTAGAACAGTCACAGTAGATCTGAGTATGCCACTTTTGGATATGAATAGATGGAATAAAATATATCACTGTGATGGACTTCTTTTGCTAGTAAATGATGGTATTGAGGAGACTATAACTATGGCGTTGTGTAATCCTGCGTTGAAAGAATTCATGATTCTCCCACAACCGAAGAATAGTGTTACGTTTATAGCTTATCACCACATAGGATTTGAACATGATTCTAGAAACAACAAATACAAATGTGTTTACATTTGGCTCGGTGATGAAGAAGAATGTAAAGTTGAGGTATACACAGTGGGTTCTGATTCTTGGAGAGAGATCAACATGTCTCAAGACGTAATGGATTATATAGTGCATACTCAACTATGCAATGCTGTATGTTTTGGAGGTGTTTGTTACTGGTATATTAGCCAACCTGGAATTGATAAGATCCTCAGTTTTGATATGAGTAGTGAGGAATTTCGTATGATAGATTTGCCAGATTTTGAACATTTTTATGCCGCGGAAGATTTCTTGGTTTCTTATAGTACGCGCTTGGCAGTGTGGAATGATTCTGTTGTGATGTATTtggcccctgatttcacatggGGGAATAAGTTAATCTTTTTTGTCTTCACCATGGATAAAGGTGTAGCAGGTGGTTGGACCAAATATGTGCAGATTGGACCACTAGAGAAGTATTACAATAACTTACTACCATTTTGGAAGAATGATGAGATTCTGATGGAAGTCTTTGTAGATGATACGCGCGTATATTACTTGGCTTCTTGCAACATTCGTACTGGAAAGTTAAGAAATGTTTTTGGTGTAGATAGAAAACTAAAGATATATTATAATTCGTTTTGTTTGTATGAAAAAAGTCTGGTTTCTATTAGGTAG